The region CTGCAGACCACAGTCAGAGAGCAAAGCCAGGAGATAAATGATCTGAAATGTCGTATAACCGAAAAGGACACACAAATATACACGCTGGAAAGCGAGCGCAGACGGTTACACAACACTGTGCAGGAGCTGAAGGTACGAGACACCGGACTCTCCGCCGGCTATTCTAATAGTAAGTGATCTTATGTAACCTCTCTGCTTCATCTGGTCCCTTCCACACTAGGGAAACATTCGTGTCTTCTGCAGAGTCCGGCCAACTCTGCCCTCGGAGAAGCCTTCACCTGTAGGACACATTGTTTTCTCCCCTAATGATGAGAAGGCTATACTGTTAACGAAGACTGAGGAGGTAGGCTTATCGTTCAAAGTGAAATGAAGGAGGTGCCTGTGGGGTTACTGACTTATTTTTTTCATCTCCATTAGTCTCACATCGGTCGGGATAAGAGTCAGGCTGTCAAATATGACTTTAATTTCGACTGCATCTTCCCACCCAGCACTAGTCAGGCGGCCGTGTTCGAAGAGATCTCTTTGCTGGTTCAGGTAAGGCTCACATCCATGCTTTCTACTGATGGCTTCACTCCATGTTTCCTCAGTTTATCCTGGGCTTTCTCTCCTGTAGTCTGCCCTTGATGGGTATCCTGTGTGCATATTTGCATATGGCCAGACCGGCAGTGGGAAAACGTATACTATGGAGGGTCCAGAAAACCTATGCGTGGACACCATGGGAATGATACCCAGAGCTATCCAGCAGATCTTCACCTGTGCAGATGAGCTGAAGTCTAAAGGCTGGCAGGTCAGTGGCTTGTGCCCACGTCTTTAAGGACGTTCTCCTAAATTGTTAGTGCTCTGTGGTTGGactcttatttatttatttcttcctTACCCAATGTTTAGTATTGGTAGCGATTCAGATGAATAAGATTGCCCAGTAGTCGCATAGTTTTAGGGTTAAAACACATGACCTGTTCCTCATCAGCCTTGAGTATGTCAAGAATTTCACACAAGGAGCCGCTTTCACTGATTTTATTACTTTGTCGTCCCAAGTATAAGTTCACGGCTAGTTTCCTTGAGATTTATAATGAGACCCTGAGGGATCTGCTGGTAAACCGACCAGACAAGAAACAAGAGTATGACATTCGGAAAGTCAGTCCCTCCAGCAACGAAGTACAGGTCACCAACCTGCGTTATGTCGACGTTTCCAGCGTGGAAGAGGTGAGGAGAATCCGTGATATAACCGCAGCTCGCTGTAGAATAAGACTACACTGTATTTCATTACTTTTCACTAATGCGAGTGCATTTATGTTTGTCAGGTGCACGAACTTCTGCAGATGGCAAAAACAAACCGATCTGTGGCGAAAACTGCTCTTAATGACCGGTCGTCTCGTAGCCACAGTGTGTTTCAGCTGAAGATAGAGGGGGAGAGCGGTCTCAGAGATGTCCGGACATCATGTAAGTATGTGTAGAGTACGGGTGGGCTTATCTGGGCTCCTACAAGGAAGGGGCAGCTGATCACCAGAACAAGGAGGCTCCAAAATTGTCATCTAAAGTCCGGAACTTCATGTCATAAGTGACCATGTAGGACATAGAAGTTCCTCAATGCTTATGGACCGACATGACCGTCAGTGTAATATTCACTCTGATGGGGTCTCCCTCAAATAAGAGAATTCTCCAGCTGCAGCATTACCGTACATGCACTtgtcaggttaaaaaaaaaaaaaaaatatatatatatatatatatatatatatatatatatatatatatatatatatacacacacaaatttaCTAAGGTTTTGTTCTGTTTTCAGCTGTCCTAAGCCTGATCGACCTTGCTGGGAGTGAGCGTCTGGACCGATCTCTTTCCACAGGAGATCGGTTAAAGGAAACGCAGAGCATTAACACTTCACTGTCCACATTGGGAATGGTTATTACTTCATTATGTAACAAGGTACGGACTCG is a window of Ranitomeya variabilis isolate aRanVar5 chromosome 2, aRanVar5.hap1, whole genome shotgun sequence DNA encoding:
- the KIFC1 gene encoding kinesin-like protein KIFC1 isoform X1 — protein: MENPKSQQPLKMSRLPIPPSRKRSRSEENLEQSSRVKAELGKRLKSSPISEAPKARVAASIASFRPRVTTAVALPKPQVIGRQSLQVLQQKNRVNSGGAAKVKGPAAAPQVAASAGGKRAAWDLKGQVNDMKDKVTNYKGKVQSLSGENARLQTTREQLQKQVELLTNQNGGLSQQLCSSEAKLQSEQKKLSQTEKEVQRLTELSQRLESELATEKCAVDELRTTNQSVTQQLKDKEGRLICLEGENSRLQTTVREQSQEINDLKCRITEKDTQIYTLESERRRLHNTVQELKGNIRVFCRVRPTLPSEKPSPVGHIVFSPNDEKAILLTKTEESHIGRDKSQAVKYDFNFDCIFPPSTSQAAVFEEISLLVQSALDGYPVCIFAYGQTGSGKTYTMEGPENLCVDTMGMIPRAIQQIFTCADELKSKGWQYKFTASFLEIYNETLRDLLVNRPDKKQEYDIRKVSPSSNEVQVTNLRYVDVSSVEEVHELLQMAKTNRSVAKTALNDRSSRSHSVFQLKIEGESGLRDVRTSSVLSLIDLAGSERLDRSLSTGDRLKETQSINTSLSTLGMVITSLCNKDAHIPYRNSKLTYLLQNSLGGNSKVLMFVNISPLEENFAESVNSLRFASKVNECMIGTARANRK
- the KIFC1 gene encoding kinesin-like protein KIFC1 isoform X3; translation: MENPKSQQPLKMSRLPIPPSRKRSRSEENLEQSSRVKAELGKRLKSSPISEAPKARVAASIASFRPRVTTAVALPKPQVIGRQSLQVLQQKNRVNSGAPQVAASAGGKRAAWDLKGQVNDMKDKVTNYKGKVQSLSGENARLQTTREQLQKQVELLTNQNGGLSQQLCSSEAKLQSEQKKLSQTEKEVQRLTELSQRLESELATEKCAVDELRTTNQSVTQQLKDKEGRLICLEGENSRLQTTVREQSQEINDLKCRITEKDTQIYTLESERRRLHNTVQELKGNIRVFCRVRPTLPSEKPSPVGHIVFSPNDEKAILLTKTEESHIGRDKSQAVKYDFNFDCIFPPSTSQAAVFEEISLLVQSALDGYPVCIFAYGQTGSGKTYTMEGPENLCVDTMGMIPRAIQQIFTCADELKSKGWQYKFTASFLEIYNETLRDLLVNRPDKKQEYDIRKVSPSSNEVQVTNLRYVDVSSVEEVHELLQMAKTNRSVAKTALNDRSSRSHSVFQLKIEGESGLRDVRTSSVLSLIDLAGSERLDRSLSTGDRLKETQSINTSLSTLGMVITSLCNKDAHIPYRNSKLTYLLQNSLGGNSKVLMFVNISPLEENFAESVNSLRFASKVNECMIGTARANRK
- the KIFC1 gene encoding kinesin-like protein KIFC1 isoform X2 encodes the protein MENPKSQQPLKMSRLPIPPSRKRSRSEENLEQSSRKRLKSSPISEAPKARVAASIASFRPRVTTAVALPKPQVIGRQSLQVLQQKNRVNSGGAAKVKGPAAAPQVAASAGGKRAAWDLKGQVNDMKDKVTNYKGKVQSLSGENARLQTTREQLQKQVELLTNQNGGLSQQLCSSEAKLQSEQKKLSQTEKEVQRLTELSQRLESELATEKCAVDELRTTNQSVTQQLKDKEGRLICLEGENSRLQTTVREQSQEINDLKCRITEKDTQIYTLESERRRLHNTVQELKGNIRVFCRVRPTLPSEKPSPVGHIVFSPNDEKAILLTKTEESHIGRDKSQAVKYDFNFDCIFPPSTSQAAVFEEISLLVQSALDGYPVCIFAYGQTGSGKTYTMEGPENLCVDTMGMIPRAIQQIFTCADELKSKGWQYKFTASFLEIYNETLRDLLVNRPDKKQEYDIRKVSPSSNEVQVTNLRYVDVSSVEEVHELLQMAKTNRSVAKTALNDRSSRSHSVFQLKIEGESGLRDVRTSSVLSLIDLAGSERLDRSLSTGDRLKETQSINTSLSTLGMVITSLCNKDAHIPYRNSKLTYLLQNSLGGNSKVLMFVNISPLEENFAESVNSLRFASKVNECMIGTARANRK